DNA from Helicobacter pylori:
AGTTTGAGGGTTTATTTTAGTGATAAGTCTTTTTAAATTAGCTTTTTTTGGGAATTTAATTTTTGTCATGCGTCCTTTCGTAAAGCTAGTTTGCTGGTTTGTTAAAACCCCTATAGATACGCCATCTTTTGGTTTGAATTTAGGGATTTTTGGACGCGCTAGAAAGCTAGAAGGCTTGAGTTTGTAAGCTTTAAGGGCTTTTAAATAGCTTTTCCAATTTTGAGATAAAAGCATTAATACCTGTTGCGCGCTTTGGGCAGGCAAAGCTTTGTAATCTCTTTGGCTTTCTTTGACAAAGCGATTGATTAAATCGTAGGCTGTAGGCAACTTAAAACCTGCAAAGTAATGCTCTCTTAAAATAAAATTAGCGTAGTTGTAAAGGTTTTTAGACAGATGGCAAAAGTCCTTAATGCGTTTAAAAATGGGGTGCGTGGGTCTAATAATATGGCGTTCAGTCAAGGTCATCTGTTTCCCCATTAAGAGATTTTAGCAAGGCTGGATTAACCTTACTCTCTAAAAGCAACTTTTTAGCAATGCGGCGCTTAGAATACATCTTCATAGAAAAAGAATGGATTGTTTGCATGATGTCCTCAAACAGTTCTTGCTCTAAACTGATTGATTCACACTGATTGATAATAACGATTTTAGTGCCATAATCGCTAAATAGCTTTTCTACTAACTCATAGCTCAATCTAGCTAATCGGTCTTTATAGGAAATATAAACCGCCTTAATTTTAAACGCCATTACCGCATTAAGAAGATCCATAAAACCCTTTCTGTCCAAAGACATGCCGCTTTTAATATCAGAATAGATACT
Protein-coding regions in this window:
- a CDS encoding IS607 family transposase, which codes for MKSKEVLKILKISRVTLWKYVKSGKIRVKQEPNGYYIYNDSDVYSLAGIEDGRLNVVYARVSTQKQKQDLQNQIENCISFINAKGISVDSIYSDIKSGMSLDRKGFMDLLNAVMAFKIKAVYISYKDRLARLSYELVEKLFSDYGTKIVIINQCESISLEQELFEDIMQTIHSFSMKMYSKRRIAKKLLLESKVNPALLKSLNGETDDLD